Proteins encoded within one genomic window of Halogeometricum sp. S1BR25-6:
- a CDS encoding fumarylacetoacetate hydrolase family protein → MKYLARTASGRPLLGDDGGFVPLESVEPDLESVREALPRAAAGTLGDVDDAPATRVPAADHAFGPPLERFGKLWGIGLNYEEHAGDLDEQRPEEPASFMKPSTALVGPGGPIRLPPTSQSERVTAEAELAVVMGRECRDVDESDVHDVVAGYLPVIDMTAEDVLQRNPRFLTRAKSYDTFLVVGPMLAVPEEPPDLDGVTVRTEVNGTVESENEIRNMLFPPAELVSFHSEVMTLEPGDLFSTGTPGAATIEPGDSVRTTVESVGSVEAPVTR, encoded by the coding sequence CCGCTCCTCGGCGACGACGGGGGGTTCGTTCCGCTCGAATCGGTCGAACCGGACCTCGAAAGCGTCCGCGAGGCGCTCCCGCGGGCCGCGGCGGGAACGCTCGGCGACGTCGACGACGCGCCAGCGACGCGAGTTCCGGCCGCCGACCACGCCTTCGGCCCGCCGCTGGAACGGTTCGGAAAGCTCTGGGGAATCGGACTGAACTACGAGGAACACGCGGGCGACTTGGACGAACAGCGCCCGGAGGAGCCGGCGAGTTTCATGAAGCCCTCGACGGCGCTCGTCGGTCCCGGCGGCCCCATCCGCCTGCCGCCCACTTCCCAGAGCGAACGCGTGACGGCGGAAGCCGAACTGGCCGTCGTGATGGGTCGGGAGTGCCGGGACGTCGACGAGTCGGACGTCCACGACGTCGTCGCCGGCTACCTCCCGGTCATCGATATGACGGCCGAGGACGTCCTCCAGCGCAACCCCCGGTTCCTCACCCGGGCGAAGAGCTACGACACGTTTCTCGTCGTCGGTCCGATGCTCGCCGTCCCCGAGGAGCCTCCGGACCTCGACGGCGTGACCGTCCGAACGGAGGTCAACGGAACCGTCGAGTCGGAAAACGAGATACGGAACATGCTGTTCCCGCCCGCGGAACTCGTCTCCTTCCACTCGGAGGTGATGACGCTCGAACCGGGCGACCTGTTCAGCACCGGAACGCCGGGCGCGGCGACCATCGAACCCGGCGACAGCGTCCGGACGACCGTCGAATCCGTCGGGTCCGTCGAGGCCCCGGTGACGCGGTAG
- a CDS encoding TAXI family TRAP transporter solute-binding subunit: protein MREESMQRRKFLYGAATAGLAGLAGCSGGGGGGNGGGGGGGSGDGGDGTGGGGSGGGGGGGGGSGDMTLRVGTSAGGTQDVGLAVERAVSQESDTLDYSTIESPGYIGTIYRMAQSQFNAGITDNNSLNKALDDRGRFSEQSVSRIPQYGFGAFPYSIYIVARDGTDIETFADLAGKNVYPAEPGYSTRATTLDVWSQDPTADVHDQMNIQNMGVGDAPGAMEEGSIDASIAYGSPGVRYTGFVQEMASRVDLHYVEPTDALIESAESYSGAGTTRTPYSEWPIANADIGTDEVFTWDLEVNYTFNPEANPDAVYELCRVVHEHNDVVNNGEEQFNDYDAAKEMLGYAQERIPVHPGAVQYYKENDAWDDSLQEGDTA from the coding sequence ATGCGCGAAGAGAGTATGCAGCGGCGCAAGTTCTTGTATGGTGCGGCAACGGCGGGTCTCGCGGGCCTCGCCGGGTGTAGTGGTGGCGGCGGTGGCGGTAATGGCGGCGGCGGAGGAGGCGGTAGTGGTGACGGAGGCGACGGAACCGGCGGTGGCGGGAGTGGCGGTGGCGGTGGCGGTGGCGGCGGCAGCGGAGACATGACGCTTCGGGTCGGAACCTCCGCCGGCGGGACGCAGGACGTCGGACTCGCCGTCGAGCGTGCTGTCAGCCAGGAGAGCGATACCCTCGACTACTCGACCATCGAGAGCCCCGGCTACATCGGGACCATCTACCGGATGGCCCAGAGCCAGTTCAACGCCGGCATCACCGACAACAACTCCCTGAACAAGGCGCTCGACGACCGCGGTCGGTTCTCCGAGCAGTCGGTATCCCGCATCCCCCAGTACGGGTTCGGCGCGTTCCCGTACAGCATCTACATCGTCGCCCGCGACGGCACGGACATCGAGACGTTCGCCGACCTCGCGGGGAAGAACGTCTACCCCGCCGAACCGGGCTACTCGACGCGCGCGACGACGCTCGACGTCTGGTCGCAGGACCCGACCGCGGACGTCCACGACCAGATGAACATCCAGAACATGGGCGTCGGTGACGCGCCCGGTGCGATGGAGGAAGGCAGCATCGACGCGTCCATCGCGTACGGGTCGCCGGGCGTCCGGTACACCGGCTTCGTTCAGGAGATGGCTTCTCGTGTCGACCTCCACTACGTCGAACCGACGGACGCGCTCATCGAGTCCGCGGAGTCGTACTCCGGCGCTGGGACCACCCGGACGCCCTACAGCGAGTGGCCGATCGCGAACGCCGACATCGGTACCGACGAGGTGTTCACCTGGGACCTCGAGGTCAACTACACGTTCAACCCCGAGGCCAACCCCGACGCCGTCTACGAACTCTGTCGCGTCGTCCACGAGCACAACGACGTCGTCAACAACGGCGAAGAGCAGTTCAACGACTACGACGCCGCCAAGGAGATGCTCGGGTACGCGCAGGAGCGCATCCCGGTCCACCCGGGCGCGGTGCAGTACTACAAGGAGAACGACGCCTGGGACGACAGCCTGCAAGAGGGCGACACCGCGTAA